tcattatattaatttctcaaaaaacAATTCATTCATTGTGAAAACCACCCTCCATTTCAtccattttaataataaatttgcaCATAAATATGCATTTAtacacataaataaaaatgtctcttcttttttgttttcttttttatttatttttattttttggaaaaagaatagaattaattaatatattagaaagaaaaaaagaaaaaaaaactcaaccGACAAAGTTGAAGAtgtctaaatttattaaatttaacttaaaaataaaaattataaatctcattttttaaagCATATTAGAGTGATaattgtcatttattttttttattttaaataattttaaataatatctaatgaaaagaaattgggATGAttcttataatattaataaatgatttataatattctaaaaataaataaaaatacaaaagtagAGCTGAAGGAGTGATTATTGTTCATTctcaaataattgtttttttttttttttttttttgctNacaaacaaaaataaaaattacagcttttttgttttttattttatttatttattttatttccttagAACACCGGCGACAACTCCATCATCTCCTCCACTTGCCCGGCGGCGCCTTCTTCAAACAGCCACTTCTCAAGAAAGGaaagcggcggcggcggagctGCAGTCACCGCTGTGGAAGCGGCTGTCTCAGATCTTAACTTCTCTCCAACATTTTCCTCTTCATCCTTACAACTTGTCGTGGATTTCCCCCACGAATTCACattcttcaaattctcaaaCGACAACATcgaatcaaattcttcatcaGAAACCAACTCGCCGCCGTCCGCCTCCACTTTCAGCTGCTGCCTCGCGGTGGCGATAGAATTCTCCCCGCCAATTTTCCGGCGAGATTCTTCCGGTGAAGATCTCATCCAACCTTGAAGAAGCCGCGAAATGTTCTCGGCACTTGACGCGTACGTGGAAGTTTTGTTTCCGGCCGCAAGTTTATCATTAAAGCTCTTGGTCTGAAACTGACAACTGCCGGACTCCGATGGCTCCGGCAGGTCCACGGCGGCGGACTGCAACTTTTTAAGCTTCTTTTTCAAGTGGGTGTTCCAATAATTCTTGATGTCGTTATCCGTTCTCTGAGGAAGATACGAAGCTATGGCTGCCCACCTGAGAATCAAAATCACAAATCAGAGAgataaaaacaagaacagagCAATAAATTTTCACAAACACAGCAAAATTTCTACGTTCTTACTCTGTTTTTTGCTCAACCCATTTCTTGATTAAACGCATATCAAAAGATTATCCAAAACCCATATCAAAACATGATATTACAGAACAGAATTTGATATCAAAGAGTATGAACATTATGAACATTACTTACTTGTTACCCAATAAAGCTTGAAGATGAATGATCATGCCCTCTTCATGGGGAGTGAAATTTCCTCTCTTAATTCCAGGTCTGAGGTAATTGGTCCATCTAAGCCTACAACTTTTGCTGCATCTCAACAATCCTAAAATGGGTACAAaagattattgaaaaaaaggGAATTAAAAGTGAAGATGAAGGAAGCTCTGTTTTGTTGGTACCTGTATTAGTAGGAACTGATCTCCAATTGCCAGGGCCATGTTCTTGAATATATGAGACCAGAATGATATCTTCTTCGGGCGTCCATGGACCCTTCTTGATACCCACTTTCTCACAGCAAGGAGGCCTTCCCATGgccttctctctgtttttgacTCGATTGTTTGAGTTGGGTTTGGGTATGGCTATGGCTTGAATGCAATAATGAAGGTTTGGTTTAAAGAGAGATCAGAGAGCGGCCATGAACATGTGAAGAGCTTAAATATAGCTTAGAAAATGGCCTGAGATGAAAAGCTAAAAATGGTCTCTTGGATCTACCCAACCCACATCTGAATCAGTCGCCTCTTTATTGAACATCCAACAAAAGTCAGATCAGAAGAGGAGAAAAGGAGGTTTGATTTATGGTGATGCAACTTTTGAGAAGAAGactttatgaaaatttattaatattttttagaccaCTGTGTGACAGTTGAGACAAGTAGCTGGTTTTCTCCAAAAAGGTGGGATCTTTCTTTACATGATccaagtaaaaagtaaaaccTATTActtctttacaagggtatTGTGGGCATGGAAATTAGCCATGGCGATCTCGAGATCATGATGAAAAGAGTAAGAGAGTCGGTAATACATATGATATCAGTGTATGATgagagattattattattctttttttttctctttttcatcttttctaTATATTGAGAGAGGAAATTGTCGTTTTAGGTTGTCGTTGTCAGACTAACCAAAGGTTACGTGTTGTGTATCCAATGATTTAAATAATGTtgctaaaatataaaatagggTTAACCTAGTTTTAATAAGCTTGTAATTAGATGATGTCTAGCCTTATTACATCAAGTATTTTTAGAGTGTTGAAATATAAGTCAAGCCTAGTTTCTATCACTTGGTGAAGGCTATAAATCACTCGAGCGAAATCTTGTCTCATTTGAGACACTTACTTGGTAGCTTTGGTATTACTTGACCAAACCTACCTACTCTGACATAGCTCATCTTGCTTCTCCAATTGGTTGGTATGGCTTCCACAGGTACTTGTTGTGTATGAGGTGGGTCCACGTACTCGAGATAAGGGATTACTCCATTAGGTCTTTTCGTTTCAGAGCCGGCCAGTAATAGACCTACTTACTTTGCTTGTGGACCATTAGCTAAAGTGACTTATGATCTCACCTGATTGAGTTTGGACTCCTATCACTCGACCTATTTACAATTACTTAGTAGATTTTGCCCTCATTTACTCGACTCCATATTTGtgattcaaattaaaaaatttaatctcgCCTCATAGATCCTTAAAACTCAACTACCATACTTTCATCACTTTCTAACTTTGAATTCACCTCACACACTTGTCATCATACATTGAACTTCATGATTaggtttattaatttaaaaaatatcatattgaTTACCATTGAATACaa
This portion of the Cucurbita pepo subsp. pepo cultivar mu-cu-16 chromosome LG08, ASM280686v2, whole genome shotgun sequence genome encodes:
- the LOC111799778 gene encoding myb-related protein 306-like, whose amino-acid sequence is MGRPPCCEKVGIKKGPWTPEEDIILVSYIQEHGPGNWRSVPTNTGLLRCSKSCRLRWTNYLRPGIKRGNFTPHEEGMIIHLQALLGNKWAAIASYLPQRTDNDIKNYWNTHLKKKLKKLQSAAVDLPEPSESGSCQFQTKSFNDKLAAGNKTSTYASSAENISRLLQGWMRSSPEESRRKIGGENSIATARQQLKVEADGGELVSDEEFDSMLSFENLKNVNSWGKSTTSCKDEEENVGEKLRSETAASTAVTAAPPPPLSFLEKWLFEEGAAGQVEEMMELSPVF